The following are encoded in a window of Haloarcula halophila genomic DNA:
- a CDS encoding helix-turn-helix transcriptional regulator, whose translation MSLRLSGPLLALLLAPLLLAPAATAMAASPAPIAPQQSTPTPTDEVISESTVIELQLRPNGDAQWTVTQTYALESSTEVETFRSLGEDYAAGETGTGQLVAFRRANRAATDATGRQMNITGVDRSYDVDGNRGTLTLSFTWTNFATSENDRLVIDDAFNTTEGTWFRSLGENDTFIISPPTGYGVDSAPVGVENGQLRFEGPRTFDPGTLRIVYTGDQATPTATPTANPDGPFAGGVPLWLGIAIIVVGVVAVVGYMTRQGTGDEPATEPSGPDDDGQPPTADTDDESEDSTERIDTELLSDEERVERLLEQNGGRMKQARIVKETGWSNAKVSQLLSSMDEEGRIDKLRIGRENLISFPDEDITDFDE comes from the coding sequence ATGTCCCTGCGGCTATCCGGTCCTCTCCTTGCCCTCCTGCTTGCGCCACTGTTGCTCGCACCGGCGGCGACAGCGATGGCTGCAAGCCCGGCGCCGATCGCCCCCCAACAGTCGACGCCAACACCGACGGACGAGGTGATCTCCGAGTCGACGGTCATCGAACTCCAGCTCAGACCGAACGGGGACGCACAGTGGACCGTAACGCAGACCTACGCCCTGGAGAGTTCAACGGAAGTCGAGACCTTCCGGTCGCTCGGTGAGGACTACGCCGCGGGCGAGACCGGAACCGGGCAACTAGTGGCGTTTCGTCGGGCGAACCGCGCGGCGACGGACGCCACCGGCCGGCAGATGAACATCACCGGTGTCGATCGATCCTACGACGTCGACGGGAACCGGGGGACGCTCACGCTGTCGTTCACCTGGACGAACTTCGCGACCAGTGAGAACGACCGGCTCGTCATCGACGACGCGTTCAACACGACCGAAGGGACCTGGTTCCGCAGTCTCGGGGAGAACGACACGTTCATCATCTCGCCGCCGACGGGCTACGGCGTCGACAGCGCCCCCGTCGGAGTCGAGAACGGACAGCTCCGGTTCGAGGGGCCACGGACGTTCGACCCCGGGACGCTCAGAATAGTCTACACCGGCGATCAGGCGACACCGACGGCAACACCGACAGCGAATCCGGATGGCCCCTTCGCCGGCGGCGTCCCGCTGTGGCTCGGCATCGCGATCATCGTCGTCGGTGTCGTGGCCGTCGTCGGATACATGACCCGGCAGGGGACCGGCGACGAACCCGCTACGGAGCCGTCCGGTCCCGACGACGATGGACAGCCGCCGACGGCCGATACCGACGACGAGAGCGAGGACTCGACCGAGCGGATCGACACCGAACTGCTGAGCGACGAGGAACGGGTCGAGCGCCTGCTGGAGCAAAACGGCGGCCGGATGAAACAGGCCCGAATCGTCAAGGAGACCGGCTGGTCGAACGCGAAAGTCTCCCAACTCCTCTCGTCGATGGACGAGGAGGGTCGGATCGACAAGCTCCGGATCGGCCGCGAGAACCTCATCTCGTTCCCCGACGAGGATATCACCGACTTCGACGAGTAA
- a CDS encoding polyprenyl synthetase family protein has product MEYLEQRRDRVEERLRDVLDDVEPTELAAQIRHVALSGGKRVRPTVAVLVCESLGGDPADAVDYAVGIELVHNASLVIDDIIDESELRRGTPAAWAEYGHGPAIIASDGLLGEAFALFSADERAMQTVAESMVELGEGEATELIAQPANETEYMELARRKTGALFRAAAELGAIAADADPYTVEAVGTYAERVGVAFQMRDDVLDATADAETLGKPTGHDAEMERPSLVEVTELTPEEANQRARDESDAALEALATVDAPDSQSLEYLKDLAEFVVVRER; this is encoded by the coding sequence ATGGAGTATCTAGAGCAGCGACGTGACCGCGTCGAGGAGCGGTTGCGAGACGTCCTCGACGATGTCGAGCCGACGGAGCTAGCAGCGCAGATCCGTCACGTCGCGCTCTCAGGCGGGAAGCGCGTCCGACCGACGGTCGCGGTGCTGGTCTGTGAGAGTCTGGGTGGTGATCCGGCCGACGCCGTCGACTACGCCGTGGGCATCGAACTCGTCCACAACGCCTCGCTGGTCATCGACGACATCATCGACGAGTCCGAACTCCGGCGTGGCACCCCGGCCGCGTGGGCCGAGTACGGCCACGGTCCGGCGATCATCGCCTCCGACGGGCTACTCGGGGAGGCCTTCGCCCTGTTTTCGGCCGACGAGCGGGCGATGCAGACCGTCGCGGAGTCGATGGTCGAACTCGGCGAAGGGGAGGCGACCGAACTGATCGCCCAGCCCGCTAACGAGACCGAGTACATGGAACTCGCCCGGCGCAAGACCGGCGCGCTGTTCCGGGCGGCCGCGGAACTGGGTGCGATCGCCGCCGACGCCGACCCGTACACGGTCGAGGCGGTCGGGACCTACGCCGAGCGTGTCGGGGTCGCCTTCCAGATGCGAGACGACGTGTTGGACGCCACCGCCGACGCGGAGACGCTGGGCAAGCCCACGGGCCACGACGCTGAGATGGAACGCCCCTCGCTCGTCGAGGTGACGGAGCTCACCCCCGAGGAGGCAAACCAGCGGGCTCGCGACGAATCCGACGCGGCTCTGGAGGCTCTGGCGACGGTCGACGCGCCCGACTCCCAGTCTCTGGAGTACCTGAAGGACCTCGCGGAGTTCGTCGTCGTACGCGAACGGTAG
- a CDS encoding AAA family ATPase: MTVIGIVGLPGSGKSEAANVAADRGVPVVTMGDVIRAECRERGLDPATEHGTVAKALREENGPGAIAERSLPIIEDNLDDAETVLVDGIRSDTEVEAFREAFGEAFVLVEIDAPFELRAERLDLRGRDAGADDGGESLEERDDRELGFGMGEAIEMADLTIENTETLTAFQRKVRTLLREGPEGLA, encoded by the coding sequence ATGACAGTCATCGGTATCGTCGGGCTGCCGGGCAGCGGCAAGAGCGAGGCGGCAAACGTCGCCGCCGACCGGGGGGTCCCCGTCGTGACTATGGGCGACGTGATCCGTGCGGAGTGTCGCGAACGTGGCCTCGACCCGGCCACCGAACACGGGACGGTCGCGAAGGCCCTGCGCGAGGAGAACGGCCCGGGTGCCATCGCCGAACGCTCCCTGCCGATCATAGAGGACAACCTCGACGACGCCGAGACGGTGCTGGTCGACGGTATCCGGTCGGACACCGAGGTCGAGGCGTTCCGGGAAGCCTTCGGCGAGGCGTTCGTCCTCGTCGAGATCGACGCCCCCTTCGAGTTGCGCGCCGAGCGGTTGGACCTGCGTGGTCGTGACGCCGGTGCCGACGACGGCGGCGAGTCCTTGGAAGAGCGCGACGACCGGGAACTGGGCTTCGGGATGGGCGAGGCGATCGAGATGGCCGATCTCACCATCGAGAACACGGAGACGCTGACGGCCTTCCAGCGGAAGGTCCGCACGCTCTTACGTGAGGGGCCGGAGGGACTGGCATGA
- a CDS encoding RNA-binding domain-containing protein: MSAVYSVDVRIAAPVNDTEVTDRVADAVRTLFPEADPEQRPGELAAEVHTMDGFSQLLHEYEILDTARSVFFDSLSGDRFAFDLKKQAAFEGRVNFAVGDPSELGDIHVEVIVREPDAESYIDYVAPPTEDGTPVDTE; encoded by the coding sequence ATGAGCGCCGTCTACAGCGTCGACGTCCGCATCGCCGCCCCGGTCAACGACACCGAAGTGACTGACCGGGTCGCCGACGCCGTCCGGACCCTCTTCCCCGAAGCCGACCCCGAGCAACGGCCCGGCGAGTTGGCCGCCGAGGTCCACACGATGGACGGCTTCTCGCAGTTACTCCACGAGTACGAGATCCTCGACACCGCCCGCTCCGTGTTCTTCGACTCGCTTTCGGGGGATCGCTTCGCCTTCGACCTGAAGAAGCAGGCGGCCTTCGAGGGCCGGGTGAACTTCGCCGTCGGCGACCCCTCCGAGTTGGGCGACATCCACGTCGAAGTGATCGTCCGGGAGCCAGACGCGGAATCGTACATCGACTACGTCGCGCCGCCGACCGAGGACGGCACCCCTGTCGACACTGAATGA